AAACTGGCATACAAATCAGATCCCTAATTCAGAGACTTCTTTGTggaatgaaattaaaacaacGCGTTAGTGAGGCTGGAAGAGCTGGCCTCCCATTCATGACAAGCTAAACTACTGCTGAGGACAGTCGTTCAGGTTGATTTGAGCCACGGACCTCACAACAAATACTATAGTGACCACACTTGTAAAATGCTTGCTCTGCTGTAACACAGATGGAAGGTGCTGAGCAGACATCACCCCCACCAAACAGCAACATTATTAATCCAAGTTCTGAGACATGGTGCTTGGATATCATTTCTATGTGGGAATCCAGGGGAATGCAACAGTTATTTTTTACTCTGTTAAATATGCAAACACAATCAGTACTTTACATTAAATAGCCTGGTACTAAATGTAAAGGTACATTACCTCAAAGTTTAACATTCAGTGCACTGAAGAAATTCATGCTGAAAATGCACAActcattaaaaagaagttaGTGAAATTATGGTagctggcagcaggaggaagcaaaGCTTTCTGACACCGAAAGGAAATTGGTACTGTGATTCAAGGACAAACTGTTTGATCCTAGCACAGTGATTACTTGCAGACTACTTTAGGTGTCATGATTGAGTTTCAAACGTAAAAACCCTGCTGATATAAGTGAGGCAACACAGAACTATCGTCTGGGTATTTGGCAACATCTGGCCAAATTTGAAGAGCTAGTTGCTAAGGGAATCTTTCTTCACTAACCTTTTGAGttcaaatcaaagcaaagagtccagTAGACACTCTGGGTAGTACACAGACATCTGTATACATGTCACAGAACATCTGAATCAAATGCAGTCTTCCTATGAGACACTTCCTTATCTCTGAGAAAATCCAAAAAATCTTTGTATCAAAAAGATTCCTATGCAATGATTAGCAAAAGGTGACTTTAATTTGgtctttttcctgctctttgtcTCAGCTGGACACAGAGTGCACAGTTCCATCAGAAACACAAATCTGTCCAAATCCCCCTCAACAACATGCACCATCATAGCCAAAATAAAGCTCTCTTTCCATTATTAACAGTCATTCAACTAATCACACAAAAGTGCGTAAGGGATCAGTATACCCTTAGATcaaaacatttatgaaatacAGCTGATAATGGTTCAATTTAttatggaacttttttttttaaataaccaaTAGGATACTTCCCctccaaataaaaatacctaGTAAGAAGAGAAAACTCAACAGAATGCACAGACAGAAGGGATATGTGGGCACCTCTGGACCATTCTGCCTTTGCAAAGACCTGCAACAACACATAGCCAAACCTAGAGCTGAAGAACAATCTTACTCCAGAGAGCAGGGACAGTTTGTTCAGTGACCAAGACTGCAGAGGAAAGACCCATGGCCCACACATGCTTGCAGAAAGCTCAACTTGATGCACCTCCAATGCAGCTAATAAACACAGCGGTAATGAAGTTATTTCTTCATACAACGCCAGCGTAAAGCCAAGCAGCATAATCTCTGTCAGAGCAAGTTGCAGAGCTTGCTACAAAGTGGTGTTCCCCACTGTTAGGAAGTGGGATCCAGACTAACTATTGCTCATGCGATGAAGTGCTCTCTTCAATCCAGTTAGACAGGCCACATTCAGGTAAGAAGCAACCAAGGCGATCACAATCATAACAAATAAAGTATTACGATTTGTCCAATTTGTGCGTACGCTCGTGCCTTCGTAGGGTTCCAGACTCAGTGAAGGAATGACCACAGTAAGCACAAGAATAGGGCTTCTCTCCAGTGTGGATCCGCTGATGGCGCTGGAGTGATGCCAGACGGGTGAATGTCCCTCCACACTCCTCACAATAGAAGGGGCGCTCCCCAGAGTGAGTCTGCTGGTGTCTTTTCAGCCTGAGCAGCTGCACAAATGCCATGCCACATTCTTGACATTTATAAGGCTTGTCTTGCCGGTGGATCACCTTGTGTTTGGAAAGCAGGTTAGGCTTATCAAAACCCTTGCCACATGTTGGACAGGCATAAGGTTTATAGTCTTCTTCCTCAGACTTTTGGTTTTCTGTACATGGCTGATCATTATACTCAACACTGTGTTGGTTACGGTGCACTATTGACCATGGGTTCCTAGCCATGCCATTTCCTAAGATCACCATGGAACGCTCTATCTTGTGTACATTGCGTAGGTGCCTCCAGACATCAGCCGTGCGGATGAAACCCTTATCACATTCTGGACACTTATGTGGTCTGTCACTAGAATGAATGAGTTTGTGCATTCGCAAATTTGCAGCACGAAAGAACTCTTTGCCACAGACAGGACATCGGTATGAGTTTTCCACAAGATGGATCTGCTTGTGTTCCCGCAGCTCAATCATACCCTGGAAAGAGGCACCACACTTCTTGCACTGATGAGGCAAAGGTTCCCCAGAGATGGGCTCCAGCTTCTCCTCACCAAAAACGTCAGTAAGAACAGTGTTTTCATCATCATCACAAAGCCTTCTCTGTGGTTTCTTGGGGCACTTAGAGGAACAGTGCTCTAAATCCTCATCTTCACACTGCAAATCAAAGTTGGTACTGGAGGTGACAAATACACCAGATGTAGTCTCACCTCGTTTTTGGTAGTAGGTCTCATAGGTCTCTTCATCTTCACACTGCAACTCCACAGGAAGCTCCTGTTTACCTGAAGGTCCAGCAGGGTTGCAATGAGGAGCAGATCTCTGTGAGCAATTCATGTCTACCTCCTTCTGGAGGTTAGATTTGTGGCCCACCCATTTATTGGTCTGTCTGGAATAATTTGAACACTTCTCACCTGTGTCACATGTGTTATTCTCAGAGTCCCAGTCTGCATTCACATCCATCTTCTGATGTGTATGTTGTGTTTATCTGTGTAAACTAAGATCTTCAGGTCTTTCATGGTAAGCACATCTCATTCTCAGACCTCTTCAGTCCTCCctagaaagcaacaaaaaaaattaccaagTGATTTTCTAATATTAAcagagaataaatatatatcatGCAGTAAGATTGTGTTATAATTAAAAGAATGGAACAGATTATTAGTTATGCAGTGGGAGAAGCAGAATCATCATCTATGGTATATGTGGAATATATACATTCAGCATATAGAATACACACAGAATATGCTTTAATAAAGTTAAATCCTGTATTATAATCCAGTTTTTGCTACAATTGTAGATTGTTAAgcaatttccatttaaattcaCTTAAAAACCAGAAATCTTAAGAATTTTGGGGTCAAAACACTTTAGGCTGTCCTGCACTTATCTCCCTAGCTGCCTCACAGCAGGTCTTTTTCTCAACGATTCACTTCTCatccttgcttttaaaatgctatataTAAACTAAGGGTAGCAGTCACACGATGTTTTCTTGCGGGAGCTGGTTAGGTAATGCAACAAGACCCAGCAACTATGTTAACCACATGGCAAAACCCAGAGCAATCAAAGGCTCTGTATGGAAGGGCAGGGGGTCTGATTCTCATGTGCAGCTCACCAGGAGTGGGAGCGCTGTGAATGCCTTTAGCCTCTCATCCCAACCACTGTTGTAAAGTTCGCAGTGATCGTTCAGGTTCCTGTGCAATCATCAGCTAGCACTACACAGTGAAGAGAGATGTGCTGGAGCCACATGTAAGCAAAGGCATAAAAGAGCAGTCTAGGAAGTTTGCTTGTCAACCTTCCGGACATCAAAGCATGGCTAATAAATCTGCCACGGCTGACCCACCAgaataaaattcttcaaattCTCTGGGTAAACTCCTTTTGCAAACTTGCTTTGCTAGCAGAAATAAGAGCAATGATAATTGCTTTGAAACACCTGTTTGAGTCACAAAGTTTCTTGTGGGGAACAGGCAAAGAGTGGGTCTGCAAGAGGTTTCCAAGATTTGTCCCAGAAGCCTCTATTGACAGCAGATCCACATGGAGTTTTCAGTCGCCCAATTTTAAACCTGAATTTGGCTTGAATTGCTAGTCTAACCTTAGAAAGTGCATTTTACCCATCCTCCAATATTAATTTGGCTGCTCTTCTGACCTCCGCCATCTCCTTCACACCCActtttttatattccttttacTCCTACTCTATCTCCATTTCCTCTtggctgcttttgttttggttaAGGCTTCTCTGAATAcaagtatatgtatatacacacatatacacatatatgtatatataatgcGCATGTGTAAATACATAAGTATgcatgtatttctgtatttacatgtgtatgtatgcataaatataaagattgtctatttatttttagtaggtTTAATTAGTAATAAAGGCATTACAGCACTGTGCTTTAAGTGAAAGATCTTATTCATATCTCAGAAAGGCCAGCTTCATTCAAGATACAAACtgagctttcttctgctgcGATCCTGAAAACAAgtctgaattaattttcttcattagtCACTGTCTGGAAAACAATGGGTCAAGTCATCCATCAGCTTCAATTATTCCCATTAATTTAGTGGCACCTGCATGAAAATAGGAACTATTTTCCCCTCCAGCATGGGGCCGAGTATCTCCAGGAGAATGCCTTCAGCTTGCCTGTAAAGTAGTGGGTTGGTTTGCGATTTCTGTTGCTGAAGATAAACTTTTCAGGGAAGGCTTGGCTTAATAAAACTCCCTGAGAAAGGCCATTAGTACCAGCCCAACGCAAGAGGACTTGTAAGCGAGAACATACTTAAATGATGATGTAAGCTTAAAGAAACCGCGGTTTTTCAGGTGCAGACAGACAGACGGGTAAAGCAAgccccccagcccagcagcccgcccgccccgcggaCCCCGCACGCCTTCTCACCCGtcgcgccgccgcggagccgggtGCCCTGCGGGGAGGCGGCGCAGCgccggggcagccgccgccgtcccgcgggggacgcgccgggccgccgccgccgccgctccggctggggccggggccggggccggggctgggccgCCCCCTGCgccggcgcgcccggccccggcccccggcgcggcgcagccgcAGCGCGCCgaggccgccgcggcgccggcagcggggcggcgctgcagcagctctcctcGCCGCCCGCCCTGGAAACGCGGCGCTCGGCGCGCCCCAGCGCTGCACGCTCCCGGGGTGCTGCAAAGCCGGGCGGACCGGGGCAGCCAGCGTGGAGAGAGGGGGAGGAACCCGAGCGACGCAGGGCAGCGAGGCCGACAGCTGCACAGAAACGTCCAGATGTACCAAGCTGTTGCTTAAAATGAGCTGGTGCCCTCCTTGCACACACCCCCACTGCAAGGCTCTTCCAAAACCTCGGTCCTCCAGAGGCTTCCAAACTCCATTTTACAGTAATtcacattcccccccccccccccatcaatGGCAATAACTATTCTTCTTCCGAAGGAAGCTTAGATAGTCATTGAATTCCCTTTGAAGCTGTGCTTGGTCAAAAGACCTAtgctcagctcagctcttgCCAGCCTCTTTCCACACCCCTGACTTCTCTGCTTCACTTCCACTTTGAATGATATTTTCTTCAACCTGAGTGTCCACAGCTGCACTGTTTTTGGTGGAGTCTCACCAGGGCCTTTCAGAATGGCCCTGTTTCTTCATTCCTACTGGAAATCCTTTGCCTGATACATTCTAGGATCGCATTTGCTCTTTTCAAAGCCACAGCACAAGAGCAGTCCACAGGCGTTCTCAGCATCCTTTCCGCCATCACTTACAGCTGATAAGCCACTAGTTTGGAACACAAGTTCCTATCTTTTCTATACCACTGTTTCTGGGGGACCTCTTCTTCTATGGCTCTCCAGCCCTGCCTTCTGTTCACATTCCATCCTAGCACATTTCATTCCCATGTATCCATTTTTACGTTAGCATCATTAACGTAACCATTCAACAGGAGGAGTCCAAAGTCCAGTCCTCTGGGAACTCTGTCAGGTGCCTCCCAGCGGCTTCTATTCCATGACAGGTAGTGGTCCCAGTTCCCTTTACGCTCTGCATTTGTCCTTTAGTCCTTGCACTAACCAATTTTGTACTTGCTGTGTAACTTGAAGAGCAGAGATTGCTCCCACTTTTAACACCACATTTATTCTGTGCACTGGATAGCTATGTTGTTGCCGTATTCTGCTAACAAAATTCTCAGGGGTTTTGAAAACAACCATCTACCAGTAACAGTAAATACAGAACtgagattaaaaatgaatggaagTGTGCACATTAcctaacatttaaaatacagtatatgaGAAGGTTCAAAGTTCTGCTTTTATGTGATCTAACagatctttctaaaaataaacacaacacCAGAAACTACTCTTCTGGGAgatgaaaatgggaaaaagaaacataactGCACCTCCTCCCTAATTGAAAAGCaaattacttttgaaagcaTAGTAAGTGATAGTTGAGTTTCTTCCAATTAgccagttaaaaaataaattggtaaCATCTCTTTTTAAATGGTCATTGAATCCAATGAGAAATCAACATACACGTTGCTTAGTATGATgaattttgcagagaaagaacCATAACTCCAACtctcagaaaatggaaaaaaactcagaagattttcattgtttttattatcattttttctgaatttaaaattcttaGATATCTCTTACAGTAATGCAGTAGATGGCTAGGCTGAAGACTTTCTTCTGCCTTGACTCACACACAGAACCACATACTCCTTCCACATATATTACTGCAAGCCAAGCACGCAACCCTCTCTTCATTCATGAATAATCAGAAGGAAAACTCCAGTAATACATAAGCACATGAGAGACCAATACCTCCACAGGTAAGCACATTTGCATGGGGTGCAGATGATAAatggccattaaaaaaaaaatccaaatcatGGATTGTTACAACTAATACAACTTGTTCTGA
This region of Rhea pennata isolate bPtePen1 chromosome 8, bPtePen1.pri, whole genome shotgun sequence genomic DNA includes:
- the LOC134143586 gene encoding zinc finger protein 501-like isoform X2 — its product is MDVNADWDSENNTCDTGKQELPVELQCEDEETYETYYQKRGETTSGVFVTSSTNFDLQCEDEDLEHCSSKCPKKPQRRLCDDDENTVLTDVFGEEKLEPISGEPLPHQCKKCGASFQGMIELREHKQIHLVENSYRCPVCGKEFFRAANLRMHKLIHSSDRPHKCPECDKGFIRTADVWRHLRNVHKIERSMVILGNGMARNPWSIVHRNQHSVEYNDQPCTENQKSEEEDYKPYACPTCGKGFDKPNLLSKHKVIHRQDKPYKCQECGMAFVQLLRLKRHQQTHSGERPFYCEECGGTFTRLASLQRHQRIHTGEKPYSCAYCGHSFTESGTLRRHERTHKLDKS
- the LOC134143586 gene encoding zinc finger protein 501-like isoform X1, whose product is MDVNADWDSENNTCDTGEKCSNYSRQTNKWVGHKSNLQKEVDMNCSQRSAPHCNPAGPSGKQELPVELQCEDEETYETYYQKRGETTSGVFVTSSTNFDLQCEDEDLEHCSSKCPKKPQRRLCDDDENTVLTDVFGEEKLEPISGEPLPHQCKKCGASFQGMIELREHKQIHLVENSYRCPVCGKEFFRAANLRMHKLIHSSDRPHKCPECDKGFIRTADVWRHLRNVHKIERSMVILGNGMARNPWSIVHRNQHSVEYNDQPCTENQKSEEEDYKPYACPTCGKGFDKPNLLSKHKVIHRQDKPYKCQECGMAFVQLLRLKRHQQTHSGERPFYCEECGGTFTRLASLQRHQRIHTGEKPYSCAYCGHSFTESGTLRRHERTHKLDKS